From Flexistipes sp.:
TCGTGTGTCCTGATCTGGTTTTTACACTTAACAAGCCTGCAAAGCAAGGAGCTGGAAATGGCTGAAAAAATACTCATGAAAGGTAATGAAGCAATAGCTGAAGCTGCCGTAAGAGCTGGGTTAAAAGGATACTTTGGTTATCCCATAACCCCTCAGAATGAAATAACGGCATATATGTCTGCAAGGATGCCCGATCTTGAAAGAGCTTTTGTGCAGGCAGAAAGTGAAGTAGCAGCTATAAATATGGTTTACGGAGCAGCATCAACCGGTGAGCGTTGTATGACTACGTCATCAAGCCCCGGTATAGCTCTTATGCAGGAAGGTATTTCCTACATGTGTGGAGCAGAAGTTCCTGCTGTTATTGTGAATATTACCAGAGGCGGCCCAGGACTGGGAAATATCGGCCCTAGTCAGTGCGATTACAATCAGGCCACACGGGGCGGCGGTAACGGTGATTATGACCTGATTGTTTACGCTCCTCATACAGTACAGGAGGCTGTGGATTTGACATACAGATCCTTTGAGATATCCGAAAAATACAGAAACCCTGTAATAATTCTGGGTGACGGTGCATTGGGACAGATGGCGGAAACGGTTATTTTACCGCCATTTAAGGAAAAAGGAAAAACTGATGAAGGCTGGGAGTTAACCGGCGCAAAATCAAGGGACCCACGCTCTGTTAAATCGTTAAGACTGGCCGAGGGTACACTGCTGGAGCACAACCTTCATTTGGAAAATAAGTTTAAACTTATAAGCAGAAATGAAACAGAGTACAGTTACGAGGAAGGCGCATATGATGTCCTTGTGGTGGCTTTTGGAACAGCTGCAAGGGTTGCCAAAACAGCTCTGAAAAATTTTAAAGAAAAGGGGCATAATGTTGGACTGTTCAGACCTGTGACTGTTCATCCATTCCCATATGAAGAGCTCAAAAAAGCTGCATCCCAATCGAAAAAAATACTGGTTGTTGAAATGAACAGAGGGCAGATGCTTTTTGACGTAAGATTATCTGTTCAGAATGATGAGAAGATAGATTTTGCAGGCAAGCCGGGCGGGGAAACATTCAGCCCTGAGGAAATTGAAAATAAAATACTTTCCTGCCTGAAATAAGGAGGCGTTATGACAGTTGCTTTTAAGAAGCCTGAAAGTCTTCTTGATGCGAAGACAATATACTGCCCGGGATGCGGGCATGGTGTAATACATAGACTGGTTGGCGAAACTCTGGACGAGCTTGATCTCAGGGAAAAAACAGTCGGAGTTGCACCGGTTGGCTGTGCGGTTCTGCTTTACGACTATTTCAATACGGATATCATTGAAGCTCCCCACGGAAGGGCTCCGGCCCTTGCCACAGGAATTAAAAGGGTGAAAAGTGATTTGACTGTTTT
This genomic window contains:
- the vorB gene encoding 3-methyl-2-oxobutanoate dehydrogenase subunit VorB, with the protein product MAEKILMKGNEAIAEAAVRAGLKGYFGYPITPQNEITAYMSARMPDLERAFVQAESEVAAINMVYGAASTGERCMTTSSSPGIALMQEGISYMCGAEVPAVIVNITRGGPGLGNIGPSQCDYNQATRGGGNGDYDLIVYAPHTVQEAVDLTYRSFEISEKYRNPVIILGDGALGQMAETVILPPFKEKGKTDEGWELTGAKSRDPRSVKSLRLAEGTLLEHNLHLENKFKLISRNETEYSYEEGAYDVLVVAFGTAARVAKTALKNFKEKGHNVGLFRPVTVHPFPYEELKKAASQSKKILVVEMNRGQMLFDVRLSVQNDEKIDFAGKPGGETFSPEEIENKILSCLK